The region TGCCTCACTGCCCCTCGCTCCGCTGAATTTGCAGAAGATTGGTTAACAGTCGAACATCGTTTCCGTTCTGGTTTGCGATTCTGCCAAGCTGAAATCCGAGCCGATGCCTGATGCTTCACACGAACCACCATACGTCTGACTGAATCGTTGTACCACAGCTAAATTGGAATGCTGCAAAATTATTGGAGGAAGGATAGGAAGTAGCAGTCAGAAGCCAGAAGATTAAAGAAGGTCGGGGAAACGGGGCAGGAATTCAGTCTTTAACCTTCAGACTACTTCAACTCCTCAATCTGCCATCCTCCAATCTCCAATCTTCTACTCCTTCACCTCCTCATCTTTCCCATCCCTCATTTCTCCTCCCCATTCCCCATTCCCATTAGCATTGATCTTGAATTCCTCACTCGCAGCTTTAATCACATGGAAACGCATCTTGCTCCGACTGATTCTCCACTCTTTGTAGACATACTTTCGCAAGCGGTTGCGGCTTTTCGAGGAACCAGCGATCGCCCTCGTCCATCAGCTTCAGCAGTAGTTGAAGCGTTATTACAGGCTGAGAAAGCGGCCAAACAACAGCGCCTGACCTACCCCTTAGAAGCATTGGCTGGCAAATGGCGGTTATATTTCACTACGACAGGACGGGCAACTCGTAAAGCAGGTATAGTGCAGGGACGCGGCTGGTATGTGCCTCGTTTTGTTCCAGCTTACATTTCCTTCTTGCCAGATTCAGGAAAAAGTAGCGGAACGATTGGCAACCAAATTCAACTCGGTTCGCTGCAATTTAAGCTCAACGGACCATTCCAGTATCCGGGCAAGAAAAACTTATTAGGATTCGACTTTACCTATGCAGAATTCTCCTTATTTGGCAAACCGC is a window of Leptolyngbyaceae cyanobacterium JSC-12 DNA encoding:
- a CDS encoding hypothetical protein (IMG reference gene:2510094718); amino-acid sequence: METHLAPTDSPLFVDILSQAVAAFRGTSDRPRPSASAVVEALLQAEKAAKQQRLTYPLEALAGKWRLYFTTTGRATRKAGIVQGRGWYVPRFVPAYISFLPDSGKSSGTIGNQIQLGSLQFKLNGPFQYPGKKNLLGFDFTYAEFSLFGKPLYKGKFQPGKAKYAHFDQLTVSQLPFFAFFLVTDDFIAARGRGGGLAIWVRD